A window from Nycticebus coucang isolate mNycCou1 chromosome X, mNycCou1.pri, whole genome shotgun sequence encodes these proteins:
- the CXHXorf66 gene encoding uncharacterized protein CXorf66 homolog, with translation MNLFIYILLLPIWTHNCLNTTIQSDGSSTTGAKPSETMETKMDSFRRRLLIIVIGVMIIAFVFTCFCFLHFNCMSDDSLKTGVLKKEGMALKTPRSSKMSFSESKTTSLYGPEKQCTLSTLDNLSRPLTPDMLSILSSAEKSNMPSTPDKSSIPYSTEKSGPLSPEKSSIPSSAEELMRPSSPKKLFKPSSSKKQIRSSHLEKSYRIRSLKKSYKVSPSHKRVNQVSSFNPNKTVRPAWSANLQYATRSSFETRCSPHPQNAILPHKPSRVQNLAKTHRHLKSPVSTGKEALISSPQLDMTCQCYKEKCLICKTFPEPLVSDISEAKKRKAQNLSGSSKEKPFPWSFLQVDSRDDVYNDNVSDSDLRTYNTDDDSDREITIICSMRQTEAILKRISRALPASTPSRCGTPRLGPAVSVSSFFNPLGKPGAGVWGSSQPAERGGVGDSQTTTPRLLWEQSGGGDEKKERESRVGGSGANLSESSGKTLAFGDEEGSAFITNLPPAPLPARVGVSQSPAGPHSLKRPAPPSQEAGSPAVSQARAAWRAAPRLPSRSVGSARGAARLPRTEEGFEAARRPN, from the exons GAGCTAAGCCCTCTGAAACAATGGAGACAAAAATGGACAGTTTTAGGAGACGTCTACTCATTATCGTAATTGGTGTTATGATCATAGCCTTTGTCTTTACCTGTTTCTGTTTCCTCCATTTTAATTGTATGAGCGATGATAGCCTCAAAACAGGAGT GCTCAAGAAAGAAGGTATGGCACTCAAGACACCCAGGTCATCCAAAATGTCATTCAGTGAATCCAAGACAACCAGTCTGTACGGTCCAGAAAAACAATGCACACTATCCACTCTAGACAATTTATCTAGGCCCTTGACTCCAGATATGTTATCCATACTATCCAGTGCGGAAAAGTCAAACATGCCATCAACTCCAGACAAATCATCCATACCATACAGTACAGAAAAATCAGGGCCATTGAGTCCAGAAAAGTCATCCATACCATCCAGTGCAGAAGAGTTAATGAGGCCATCAAGTCCAAAAAAGTTATTCAAACCATCAAGCTCAAAAAAACAGATTAGGTCTTCTCACCTGGAAAAGTCATATAGAATACGTTCTCTAAAAAAATCATATAAGGTATCCCCTTCCCATAAGCGAGTCAATCAAGTCAGTTCATTCAATCCAAACAAGACAGTCAGGCCAGCTTGGTCAGCCAATCTACAATATGCAACCAGGTCATCATTCGAGACACGTTGTTCACCACATCCACAAAATGCAATCTTGCCACATAAGCCATCCAGGGTACAGAACTTGGCCAAGACACACAGACATCTTAAAAGTCCAGTGAGTACAGGCAAGGAAGCCTTGATATCCAGCCCTCAATTAGACATGACTTGTCAATGCTACAAGGAAAAATGCCTTATTTGCAAAACTTTTCCTGAGCCTTTGGTCAGTGATATTTCTGAGGCAAAGAAGAGAAAAGCTCAAAATCTATCTGGTTCAAGTAAAGAGAAGCCTTTTCCCTGGTCCTTTCTTCAGGTAGATTCCAGGGACGATGTGTACAATGATAATGTGAGTGACAGTGATCTGAGGACATACAACACTGATGATGACAGTGATAGAGAGATAACCATTATTTGCAGCATGAGACAAACTGAAGCCATCCTTAAAA GAATTTCCCGAGCgctcccagcctccacacccaGCCGGTGTGGAACACCGCGTTTAGGCCCGGCTGTCTCAGTCTCTTCCTTTTTCAACCCTCTGGGCAAACCCGGGGCGGGCGTGTGGGGGAGCTCCCAGCCCGCAGAACGCGGCGGAGTGGGGGACTCTCAAACTACAACTCCCAGGCTGCTCTGGGAGCAGAGCGGGGgaggg GAcgagaaaaaggagagggaaagCCGCGTAGGTGGAAGCGGAGCAAATCTAAGCGAGAGTAGTGGGAAGACCCTCGCCTTTGGAGACGAGGAGGGGTCAGCTTTTATAACTAATCTCCCGCCCGCGCCCCTCCCCGCCCGCGTTGGGGTCTCCCAAAGCCCCGCTGGTCCCCACTCTCTCAAGAGACCAGCTCCTCCCAGCCAGGAAGCCGGGAGCCCAGCCGTCTCGCAGGCTCGGGCTGCCTGGCGGGCTGCGCCGAGGCTCCCAAGCCGGAGTGTGGGATCAGCGCGCGGGGCGGCGCGGCTGCCGCGGACTGAGGAGGGGTTCGAAGCGGCGCGGCGGCCGAATTAG